In a single window of the Procambarus clarkii isolate CNS0578487 unplaced genomic scaffold, FALCON_Pclarkii_2.0 HiC_scaffold_1685, whole genome shotgun sequence genome:
- the LOC123753636 gene encoding uncharacterized protein: VHRYGTTRYTKYGTTYAKYGTRYAKYGTRYAKHGTRYAKYGTRYAKYGIRYANYGTRYAKYGTRYAKYGTRYAKYGTRYAKYATRYVKYATRYAMYGTRYAKYGTRYAKYATRYTKYATRYTKYGTRYAKYGTRYAKYGTRYTKYATRYTKYATRYTKYATRYTKYATRYTKYATRYTKYGTTRYTKYATRYTKYGTTRYTKYATRYTKYGTTRYTKYGTTRVHDTPLTNGLKSKYH, encoded by the coding sequence GTACACAGGTACGGTACAACAAGGTACACCAAGTACGGTACAACGTACGCCAAGTACGGTACAAGGTACGCCAAGTACGGTACAAGGTACGCCAAGCACGGTACAAGGTACGCCAAGTACGGTACAAGGTACGCCAAGTACGGTATAAGGTACGCCAATTACGGTACAAGGTACGCCAAATACGGTACAAGGTACGCCAAGTACGGTACAAGGTACGCCAAGTACGGTACAAGGTACGCCAAGTACGCTACAAGGTACGTCAAGTACGCTACAAGGTACGCCATGTACGGTACAAGGTACGCCAAGTACGGTACAAGGTACGCCAAGTACGCTACAAGGTACACCAAGTACGCTACAAGGTACACCAAGTACGGTACAAGGTACGCCAAGTACGGTACAAGGTACGCCAAGTACGGTACAAGGTACACCAAGTACGCTACAAGGTACACCAAGTACGCTACAAGGTACACCAAGTACGCTACAAGGTACACCAAGTACGCTACAAGGTACACCAAGTACGCTACAAGGTACACCAAGTACGGTACAACAAGGTACACCAAGTACGCTACAAGGTACACCAAGTACGGTACAACAAGGTACACCAAGTACGCTACAAGGTACACCAAGTACGGTACAACAAGGTACACCAAGTACGGTACAACGCGGGTACATGATACACCTCTTACCAATGGCCTGAAAAGCAAATATCATTAA